The genomic region acaaagggccaaattgtgatggctagacgactggatcagagcatctccaaaactgcagctcttttggggtgttcccggtctgcagtggagGCCCATGGAGACCCCATCTCGTAACTTGCagtacaggacttaaaggatctgctgctaacatcttggtgccagataccacagcacaccttcagggatctagtggagtccatgcctctatgggtcagggctgttttggcagcaaaatggggaccaacacaatattaggcaggtggtcataatgttaagcctgatcggtgtatatagaaaatataaaaatatagtatAAGGATACAAGATACAGTTTGACTGAGATAAATATGATGATATGAATCCAGTACAATTATGAAAAAAGTGCAGTGCAATTGTGTACAATATAGAGATTTTCAAGACACTTTTACTCATTTTTAGCTGGAAAGTGTATTTCTTTATCAAcagatattttaattatataaattaacaGCCAATAGAGTAATTCTAAGCTTGATATGAGTAAGACATGTAGAAATAGGCTTAATATTATATTTGGTTTTATTctaatataatgatttaattttaaataattgctGTGTTGCTTAATAATTCCACTTATCATTATGTCTTTTTTCTGCACTGTCGGCTCTGTGTAGTGAGCATATATAATGAATAGGGAGAATTCAGAAGAGATGGGGGGGGGTTTCAAACGAAACTGTCGAATGTGTATGAGCACAGAATCGGAACAAGAATGACTAAGCCTTTTCAGCACTCATTATTCAAATATctgaataatacattttatgtaaTTAAGATCTGACCACGCTCAGTACCtttgggattttaaaaaaactggtgtgtgtgtgtgtgtgttttctctcttgtGTAGCTGTGGAAGACACTCCGTCCTGATTCTGTCCTTACTGGACGCATCTCTAAGCAGTGGTGTGAAATTGGGTTCCAAGGCAGTGACCCCAAAACTGACTTTAGGGGCATGGGCTTATTGGGTTTGCATAACCTACTGTgagtataataattaaatttatattaatttattctgtctatctatctatctatctatctatctatctatctatctatctatctatctatctatctatcgatctatctatctctatcgatctatcgatctatcgatCTATTTTTTTGCAGTATATCTTATATTTGTGTGCTAGCTGTGCTAGTTGATAAGGCACAGGAAATTAAACCCCTGCTTGACACTAACACAGCATGTTAACATACGTGAACATATGCCAACACAAATTTGTATAAATTGTATATAAATTTATTGTAGCAGCAATGATCATGCAACAAAACCTCTGTATAATTAGGACTCTGCTGAACAGTATAACGACGCCCTGACATTAAGATACTTACATTTACGTTTTAAGCAGAGCAAAGGGATTAAGGCACTTAATCAGTTACTGTAGCAACACTAAAGAGACAAACATTCAACAGAGCTCATACATCAATGAGCACTGAGCTGTTAAAATCAGTTCTGTGTTATTCAGGTGATTTTATTCCTTTCGCTTGATGATGTTCGGGTTTAATCTCGACTAATCTCTGGCATGTAGGATGATGGATTAACTCATTGTGTTATAATATACAAAAGTCTGAGACGTTCCAGCTTAACGGAAAAGCTTctttgaaaaaagaaacaacaccAAATGCAATGTTAAATTAGTTTGTGTATTTGTCATTAAATGCCTTTCCTTAGTGCACTGCGCATTGCTCTGCTTCCCTGTCACTTGTGCGCAGTGTACACAGAAATATTGCTGTAATTAGCTGTGGCGGCACCACTGCAATTACGcttcatcatttataatgctgtTTAATCAGAGGTTGTGTGCCTTTGTCCTGTTTCATTTGTTCTAATAGGTATTTTGCGGAGCATGACAAGGCCGCCGCTCTTCAAGTGCTGCACGACTCTCTGCAGCCCAAACACAGGTCAGATCCTGCTCTCTGTCACATGCTTTAGCCTGCTGTCTGCACTCTACGCATGTATTTTGTCTTTAGTTTGtacttttttattactttcacGCAGTATAATGATACCTGAAGTTTCCTGTTCTGTTAAGCAgcagtgtatatttttaaagcCCCCTGCTGCAGGCTGAATTGCAGttactacaaataaaaaatgtttttcctcTGAACTGCAGAAAACTATGAGTAGGATTTTaaagaaacagaacaaaacagaagTGAAGCTCCTTTATGACCCATAAAGAAACaccaaaatggaaaaaaacataagcCACAGCacaattgtttttttctaaCATATCTTTGAAATTCTATAATTATCATAGTATATAAGATACGTTTTCACaaatggaactttttttttttccattagagcaaacacacactacttagACACTCTAACACAAAACTATTAAACTGTAAAAAGAAACATTTGTCCAGTCTGTAGTTGTTAGGATGCAATATTCATGACACTATTGCTACATTCAAACAATTTATAGCAGTGTGTTTTGGCAGAACAGggagggggcgtggcctctcAGTGAAGTCATAGTGAAGTGTCAGTCCTAGGGAAGGAGGCATGGTCTTTGTACCTGCCAGTCTTAgtggaggaggagtggcctctgtgccAATCAATCCTAGTGaggaaggcgtggcctctatgCCTGTCAGTCATAGTGGAGGAGGCggggcctctgtgcctgtcagtcctagtaaaggaggcgtggcctctgtctgaatgtctcagtgaaggaggcgtggtttCTGTACCTGTAAATCTCGGCGAAGGAGGCGTGGGCTCTGTGACAAGGCTTAAATTAGCTCATTGTCGTTAGTAGTtggtaaataaaatacattaagaTTGTGAGTTATTCAACAGGGTGgcaattaaagaaaataaaagaatttatCTAAAAGCCTAAAATACTCTCTGTTAAACTCTTAAGTCAAGTATGCATTATGCAcagtatggccaaaagtttgcttacacctgatcatcacacctaTATGTTGGGAAACACATCCCAAAGATGTCTTTTTACACTGTAGCATTctagtttcccttcactggaactaagaggcccaaacctgttgcAACAGGACaatacccctgtgcacaaagcaagctacATGAAGACATAGTTTATAACTCTTTTTGGATGAACTAGAACACCAGGCCTCTTCATTTGACAGTAAATCACTAAAATGTCCACAGCCATATTTCAAAGGTctggtggaaagcctttccaaaAGAGTGGAGGTTCAGTAAGCATATGAGTGTGAAGGTCAGCTGTCCataaacctttggccatatagtatacAATAAAACGATCGTTTATATTTAGAAACATGTCTGAGTCCGTCAGCAGTTTTTATGTTGCAGACATTGTCCATACATCACCCTTTGTTTTTGCAGAAATGTGTCAGTCTGCTGATGAATATGCACAGCTGTGGATGAGATTTGACAGGTTTAGCATGCTCTGTCACCACGCATCGCACATATCAACACCTTCCTTTTCTGTTCTTCtcgttcattttttttttgtttttgtcatcgCTTTGTCATGTGCAGGAACATGTCCAAAGAGGAAGCCAGGTACTccatcttttctctctcagtaagaattccatttgatcatttttatattaatctaAATCTTactgtatctctttctctgttcttctctatctcttaaTCTCACCTCACCGTAAACACAAAGGCATTATTGTAGCAGTGGTTAGTAGCAGTGAATGCTTTCTCTTTTTTGCCTGTCTCAttcttgtgctgtgtgtgttgctctgtaTTTGGATGAATTCTGTTATAAATTACGAAGGTTGTCTTGAAGGATGTGGCCTTTGTGGACATGCTTGAGTCCTGTTTAACATTTCTGTTTGCCCACAGTAAGATGAGCAAAGCTGAGTGGGAGAAGCAGAAATTCGACAAAGCTATCGGGTGAGTGCAACTTGTCAGTGCAACATTGTAGGCCATTAGAGATCTGCTTTGCTGTAAATCTTGCAGTCTTCTCAGTAGATGTTAGCATTCTGTCTCCGGCTTCAAAGCTTTGTGTGAGGATTTAAAGTGTCCCTGCAGCCTGTCAGCATGCATTAGCATTCGTGTGCACCATTGGAGGCTTTGCAGCATGCAatcataaagacacacacacccatatagAGATACCATGTTGGCAGCTATATTCAAGAGAAAGGCATGCTCAAAAATTGGTTAGAAATCGACATATGACATCACAAATGAATTTGCATTAAAAGCCATTATGATTTGCATATTAAAACATGTTACATGTAGCTGGAATCAAGAATGCATACACATCGATGCAGTGGTATGTGTCAAATCCAGAAACGGACATGAAtgaataactaaaataaataaatgatggaaTAACTCACTTTTATTACTGTAGTTATCACATAtcaaaaagaaaacatgtttaACATGTAGAGCAAAGAAGTTTGATCAAATAGAGGTGctggtgatcaatgattggtcAATGGGATTGATGGAgatcagtgactggtcattgggattgatggagatcagtgattggccCTTGGGAttgatggtgatcagtgattggcccTTTGGAttgatggtgatcagtgattggcccTTGGGAttgatggtgatcagtgattggccatTGAGAATTCACCAGATCTAGAGACAAGAGCATTAGCGAGATCAGGGTTGATGTTgacgaggaattctggtgcaCGAtgatgttccagttcatcccaaaagtagtcagtggggttgaggtcatggCTCTATGCAGGACACTCAACTTCTTCCATCCCATCCTTGGCAGAGCATGcattcatggaccttgcttgtACAATGGAGCACTGGTAtcctggaacaggtttgggcctttTAGTTGCAGTTAAGTGAAATCGTAAAGCTGCAGCATTTATTGGTAAATATAGACAATGTCATTACTCTTGCAGTGTAATGTAATCAAAATACTTCCATAAAACATCCAggaattcattcatcttcagtaaacaatttatcctggtcagagttgtgctgatgtttgatattgcttttattacttaaatcaaataaaacttttttttctctagcAAACATCTCCAGTATTCTCTTTGGCCGTGTTTATgttgatatacactatatgaccaaaaatATACAGATATCAGCCCATCACACCCTTTCCCCAAACTGCTGGAAGTACACAATTGTCAAAAAGATATTTGTATACAATTTCCCTTTATTGGAACTATACATGTTCCAGCAGTGATCTCCGTGAAGACATACTGTAGTTTGCAAAGATTGGCATAGAAGAACTTTTGAGGCTTGCACAGAGCCCTGCTCTCAACCTCACTGAAAAACTTTGTGATGTATTAGAACGCTGAATGTGCACCAGGCCTCCTCActtaacatcagtgcctgacttcactAATATTCTTGTGGTGGAATGGGCAAATCTCCACCGTCATGCTCCATAATCTGTTGGAAGCCTGAAAGATTAGTGGAGGCTGTTATTAGAATAAGGGGTTGAGGGGGTGGCAAAATCCATGGTCCAATAGTCATGGTTTTGGAATGGGCATATATGGGTGTTATGATCCGGCATATATTCTTAGCCATATAGTGTAGTGCAAATGTGTGACCTGCCCCCCTgttagcatttatttaaaaaaaaaaaaaaaaacatttttttccaggTTTGGTCAAAATAGCATTGAGCCATTTGGCAGGTGACCCAAATAAAAAATAGCAGCATTCACCCAAATTGAGAATGCATCAGTGCCAAAGCCTAAATCTCCAACACCACCCACAAGGACTCCATTATTTGCCAAATGATGgttttattatatatagtaaaaaaaatcctaGTCTCATATTTTTCCTCAGCCCTTACTGCTGCATCTATTATACTGTTATTgactcagttcagttctttacATGAACTCTGAGAACCAAATCACATTTGTGAAGTTACGTTTCATGTgacctttgtttgttttttccattaaaaaaatagcTTCTTGGATTCATCACTGAAACTATCATTATATATTCAGGATTCTGTAACAATAAACATACTTGAAAAAAATCTGTGAATTTTATGAACATCTGTGGGATAATTAAACTAGTTCCAAAGCTAGCAATTATCAATGAGTAAAAACCTGAGTGAATATAAAGAAGCTAAgcttggtgtgttgtgatgcAGATACTCCTTTGCCATCGTCGGCATCAACATCACGGACCTGGCCTACTCGCTGCTGGTGAGCGGAGCTCTGAAGACTCATCTGTACAACGTGGCACCTGAGATGCCCAGCCTCATGCACTTCCAGCAGACCTTCTGTACGTCTCAGTTCACACTACACTGAAAGGGTTTTGTCTTTGTGATATCTGCTCAGATCAGcttatgaggaaaaaaacaagttCGATCACATTACTAGCAGccttactgttttattttttcctctttctcaaTCTTAGTCTTGACATACTTCTTAACATAAAATCCTGACACAGTATAATAGTTTAGCAGAATGAAATAAGCTAGCCATCACTACACTTCATTCATGTTAGCATTTGTCTCTAGTGAAAGAGACTTATTAAGAGACTTATTAGAACAGCTGGTAAGACAGGGCCTATGAGCTATGAGCTAAACATGGATTGAGACTATATCTTAGCGAGAACCacaaaacaggaaataacaTTCCGCAAACTCCCAAAAATTTCATGCGgcggacacaacacacaaggaTTTATATCAGGAAGGGAAATGCAGAACATGTGAGATTAATCAGAGATATCAGGACGGGGCGGAGACAAGACGTGAATGCGAACAAACACGCggcaaagtaaataaaaaaagatgttaCATGCTGAACAGAAATGAAACACGTGTGACGTAACGCTGCATGGAGGTCGTAACAACAGTGAAGATtcctttcataaaaatgttaaaCGTCTTCCTAGCCGTTCTAATGTGTTGTTTCTGCAGTAACAGCTTATACAGGGATATAGCGGCTCTACCATAAAATTTTTATTAGCTCTACAACTGATAATAAATGGAAATGTTACAAAATAGCTCAACAGTGAGGTTTTATACAATAAACATTAGTATATAATTCAGGAAAGGAGTCTTTAGTGTCGGTGTAATAGTTACTATGTTTTCCTGTactggaaagtcttcaggacagagcaCTTTTACCTTAtcgttaaatatttttttctctttctcttcaggTTATCTGATGCAGGACTTCCACCGGTTCTGGATTGAGGAAGACCCATGTGACATCATGGAATTCAACCGAGTGCGCACCAAGTTCCACAAGCGCATCCTGAAGCAGCTGAAAAATCCCGACATGGCCCTGTGCCCTCATTTCACCGCCTCCGATCTTCACCTGGTCAACCTGTAGCTCCTCACCTCATCCCTCACCTTTGACCTCTTCCCATTCTTCACTATGTCTAAGCTTTCTGTCATCACTGCcgactggacacacacacacacaaagttagtATTTATGGCTGCGCTGCTCTCTCTGTCAGACATGTAGTAAGCTCACGTCACCAGCATCACTGAAGACTACGGCGATTGTACACGTGCACAACATTATCTCTACTGAATTTAACACGCCCTTATCGACAGTTCAGTCGTGCATAACACTACAACGtcaaaaataaaagtgtttccTATCTGATTAGATAACGTGAATATAATCTGCAGGTAAAGCTGTTAGAGATTCAGCCATAGGTACATTAGAGGGAAAGTCAGTGAGGGCTTGTTAAAGCAGTATTGGAACACAGCCTGTTGCAgagacatttatttcttttgcacTGGACACATCATTGacactgtaatattttttatatttggttttaaaggaaaaatccaccctgGAGGACTACTCGTTATGATTAATCTGGATCTTTAATGGCATCCAAGATTTATCttagaatgaaatgaaacttcTATCGACATGTTGGTCTATTTGCACTTTGGAtttctacattacccacaatgctgtttgactTTGTGCACATTGTGGTGCAGTGAGATTTGGTGGGATTTTATTTCTTGCTTTATCTCTATGtaaagagagggaggaggatgTTACCTTATAAATTAAGGGTATGTTGAAACAATTTCACCTAGTGCaacttattatttttactaGTTTGTAAACTCCAGCATAGTGACCGTTTACATTCAAGCTCATCTTTGATAGAGCTTAGGTTTAGTTTCTTATTAATATGGTATGGTGGTCATCATCTCAGCTGAATCGAGTCTCTGCCTTGTCTCATCGCAGTTgagtcatgcagctgcattgCATCCTGGAACTTTGACTCCAGCGTTTGCACCAGTGTCTCTGCTATTTCTATGTAGGATTTTACATTAATATGATGACTGAAGAAtagtaaatggaaaaaaaagaagctcttGCTTTAGTATTCAACAACAAAATCTGCACATTATCCCTAATGATAGATCAGttgattttttctctctctctctctcttattaaaCACCACCAGAATACAGCAACATCCAACAGATTCACACCGAAGTCGATAAACACGTCCCAGATGTGTTGCAGGATGGACTTTTCCTTTGTCTTTTAATCAGATATTCAGTGTCATGTGTGAGTTACGGAGCTCCCTATTGACCAGTAGGTGGAGCTTTTACTCCAAGTCCATTGTGACGCAGGACTCATGAGCTAGCAGATAAGGAATGCTTATTTAGGTCAAACGAATAGAAGCAGTAGCGAGCATTCAGCCATTTACagtgtaattagtgtgtgtcgCTCCTATAGATCTCACCATTTgtgattttcacatttttacaaCAATCCAGAGAACTTTTTGCTGCCAAGAGGTGTCGATTAGAAACTGGTGATAGTCAACATTTTGTGAACATCATTGTAAACGATTCATGATGCTTTGGTGTTGATGTAAAGTCATGAAATGTTTTGCCACCAAAGCAATAAGTGACTGTTGGaagagtcatttatttatttatttgtttgtttgtttgtttgtttgcccaGTCATAGTATATACTCTGCTACTCTTCTACTCTTATAATAATCATAAGTATCTACTTACTATTAAGAACATTCTTTCTCTGCGACTTTATCGCAGTCAGGCTTTTTCTCTGTCTAGACCCGAAAACTAGACAGTCACAGGGTTCGCATGGTGACTTCGGTTTGCTTGTGAGGTTTTTTAAATTAGtatatttacttatatatttatttattttacactgcTCTATCACATAATCTGTTGCTTACAATGTGAACGTCGCCGCTTTGAGGAATGTTCAGCGTTTTTTTTGGGACTCATGCATTACGTGGTGTTTTTCAGCTCAACTGTATAAGTACTGAACGCCGTTAAAGGTTTATAAACTGTATGGAATTAGAAACACTTGCTACACTTGCTGCTTAAGATGTATTAGATTTTATCTTGATAATGAAGGCTCATCTGTGTGCATGGCTGAATATTCAtcgctctgtctttctctctcattggATTATTGGATCTGAGGAAGCTCTTTAGTGGCCAGAAGCTTATGTCATGAGATTAACTTGCGCAGTGTGAAgggtgctttaaaaaaaaaaaaaaaaaaacattatcaaAGCTATAtatgtgtaataaaaaaatcatataaaaagattttttttgtacctCATCTTTATCATATAATCAACATACTGAGGCAAAAAGTTTATTATTCAGTTGTTCATCTTTCTTCAGCATCAGTTATTAATTACAGTGAAACTGAACATAAGCATATATAGAATAGTAACTCGTGGGTTTGCAAGGGGTTAAAGTCCATTTAGAATATTATTTAAACCAAATTAGGGAACAGTGGCTTTCCTCGTGCCTCTGTGGTTGTGGTTTTGATTCCTGCCTCAGGGTTTTCCCTCTGGGTAATCCGGTTTCCTCCCAAGACCAAAAAGgtgcattgtaggctgactggcatctatAAAATTGACtgtagtgtgttaatgtgtgtgtgttgttccctGTGTGGGATAAGCAgtagagaaaatggatgaattGAAACCAGATTTGCCTGTTCGTATTTCCTGCGGAGCATGTGATGAtttaaaatatgatttaaaaagcaaaaatgtttgGAATGAGGTATGCAGGAATGAGGGAAATAATCAACGACATAATAGTATagcataatattttttttattatatcagTAAATCctaatttgttttattcctcttacaacAAATCAATTTGCTAACAATGAAAATTTGTACTTGATTAAACAATGGCACATTATACTTTTAGCCATTTATAGTTAAATTAAAAGCTGTAGAATGTTCCTCAAAACAGGTTATTTCCAGTTATCACTTACTTTATAACAGCTATTTCTTTACCGTCTTTTTCctttcttgaagttaataagtaAAGAAAGCACTATTGATCTGTTTGATAAATGCTAAATCAACGCCTGTTTAGCAAAATCATCACCACATCAAGAACTACACAAATTTTCCCAGTAAAAGCACATTAACTAGACAGCTTCGACTACTGTCAGCGCTGCTGCTATAGTAAATAAAACAAGACCTTCTGACCTACCATAACCCTCACTAGGATAAAACAGATACTGAATATGGCTGAATAAAAACCTtctaatcagaatcaagcattcaGTAGTGTTGTAGTTACAAAATAGAATATCTTTTGGTTAACTTTCAACGCCTACCATCTAGTGACAAACGGATGCTGTTGATCATGTCTCACTGTCTTCATAtctcactgaaaatgaatggcCACTTTGTACATGTGAACATAGAATTTGAAGAGGCAGATAAAGAAGCCTTTCTGACACATATACCACAgtaaatttcttttctttagatAACTCCATTTAAaaagttagggtcagagcacagggtcagcc from Hemibagrus wyckioides isolate EC202008001 linkage group LG18, SWU_Hwy_1.0, whole genome shotgun sequence harbors:
- the elmod1 gene encoding ELMO domain-containing protein 1, whose protein sequence is MKHFLRVLTQFLLFLYCKCLWRGLKFVFRKVTGRCELQRICYNNKPGARRTLKIESSLKCSKSELLQNALSVHPDAVEKTIDDIMALKKINPDTNPQLAISLQASLFQIVGYRNLVLEVEKLRREPYDCENPDHEEMLMKLWKTLRPDSVLTGRISKQWCEIGFQGSDPKTDFRGMGLLGLHNLLYFAEHDKAAALQVLHDSLQPKHSKMSKAEWEKQKFDKAIGYSFAIVGINITDLAYSLLVSGALKTHLYNVAPEMPSLMHFQQTFCYLMQDFHRFWIEEDPCDIMEFNRVRTKFHKRILKQLKNPDMALCPHFTASDLHLVNL